AGAGGTTCAGCGAGTCGGCGTGGCCATGGCCCAGATGGGCAACGTCCACCGTGAGCAGGTCGAGCAGGTCATGAGCGAGTTCGTCGACATCGTCGGCGACCAGACCAGCCTGGGCGTCGGCTCCGACGACTACGTGCGCAAAATGCTCACCCAGGCCCTGGGTGAAGACAAGGCCAACGGCCTGATCGACCGCATTCTGCTGGGTGGCAACACCAGCGGCCTCGACAGCCTGAAATGGATGGAACCGCGCGCCGTTGCCGACGTGATCCGCTACGAGCACCCGCAGATCCAGGCCATCGTGGTCGCGTACCTCGATCCGGATCAGGCCGGTGAAGTGCTGGGCAACTTCGACCACAAGGTGCGCCTGGACATCATCCTGCGCGTCTCGTCGTTGAACACTGTGCAGCCGGCCGCGCTGAAAGAATTGAACCAGATCCTCGAGAAGCAGTTCTCCGGCAACTCGAACGCCTCGCGCACCACCCTGGGTGGCATCAAGCGGGCGGCGGACATCATGAACTTCCTCGACAGCTCGATCGAAGGTCAGCTTATGGACTCGATCCGCGAAGTCGACGAAGACCTGTCCGGTCAGATCGAAGACCTCATGTTCGTGTTCAACAACCTGGCCGATGTCGACGACCGCGGTATCCAGGCGCTGTTGCGCGAAGTGTCCTCCGATGTACTGGTGCTGGCCCTCAAGGGTTCGGACGAAGGCGTCAAGGAGAAGATTTTCAAGAACATGTCCAAACGTGCTGCCGAACTGCTGCGCGACGACCTCGAGGCCAAAGGCCCGGTGCGCGTCAGCGACGTGGAAACCGCGCAGAAGGAAATCCTCACCATCGCCCGCCGTATGGCCGAAGCCGGAGAAATCGTGCTCGGTGGCAAGGGCGGCGAGGAAATGATCTAACACCATGGGCAAGAACGACGACGATGTGACGGACCTGATCCGTGCCCGAGACGTCCGCGGTTTCGAAACCTGGGCAATCCCAAGCTTCGATCCGCCGGCACCGGAACCCGAGCCGGAACCGGAGCCCGAACCGCCGGAGATGGAAGAAGTGCCGCTGGACGAAGTCCAGCCACTGACCCTGGAAGAACTCGAAAGCATCCGTCAGGAGGCTTACAACGAGGGCTTCGCCATCGGCGAAAAAGAAGGTTTCCACAGCGCCACCCTCAAGGTGCGTCAGGAAGCCGACGTCGCCCTGACGGCCAAGGTCAACAGCCTTGAGCAGTTGATGGCAAACCTGTTCGAGCCCATCGCCGAGCAAGACACCCAGATCGAAAAGTCTCTGGTCGACCTCGTGCAGCACATCGCCAAACAGGTGATCCAGCGCGAACTGGCCATCGATTCGACACAGATCGAACACGTCATGCGCGACGCCCTCAAGCTGTTGCCGCTGGGCGTGGGCAATGTGCGGCTGTACGTCAATCCGCAGGATTTCGAACAGGTCAAAGCCCTGCGCGAACGTCATGAGGAAACCTGGCGCATCGTCGAGGACGAATCGCTGCTGCCGGGCGGTTGCCGGGTCGAAACCGAACACAGCCGGATCGATGCGAGCATCGAAACCCGCGTCAGCCAGGTCATGGCCAAGCTTTTCGATCAGTTGCACGAACAAGCCCTGCACCCGGCCGAACCGGACCTGAGCCTGGACTTGCCGGAAGCGCCGAAGCCGGCACCAGTCACCGACGAGCCGCTCGCGGACGCCCCCGATGCGCCTTGAACGCACCAGTTTCGCCAAGCGCCTGAGCACCTACGCTGAAGTCGCCGAAATTCCCGCTGCGCCGATCCTCGAAGGGCGCCTGCTGCGCATGGTTGGCCTGACCCTCGAAGCCGAAGGTCTGCGCGCCGCCATGGGCACCCGCTGCATGGTGATCAACGACGACAGCTATCACCCGTCGCAGGTTGAAGCCGAAGTCATGGGTTTCTCCGGCAGCAAAGTTTTCCTGATGCCGGTCGGCAGTGTTGCCGGTATTGCGCCGGGCGCCCGTGTGGTGCCGCTGGCCGACACCGGTCGCTTGCCAATGGGCATGAGCATGCTCGGTCGCGTGCTCGACGGCGCCGGACGTGCGCTGGACGGCAAGGGCGGCATGAAGGCCGAAGACTGGGTGCCGATGGACGGCCCGACCATCAACCCGCTCAACCGTGATCCGATCAGCGAACCGCTGGACGTCGGCATCCGTTGCATCAACGGTTTGTTGACGGTCGGTCGCGGTCAGCGTCTGGGCCTGTTCGCCGGTACCGGTGTCGGTAAATCGGTGCTGCTGGGCATGATGACCCGCTTCACCGAGGCCGACATCATCGTCGTCGGCCTGATCGGTGAGCGGGGTCGTGAAGTTAAAGAGTTCATCGAACACATCCTCGGTGAAGAAGGCCTCAAGCGTTCGGTGGTAGTGGCGTCGCCAGCGGACGATGCGCCACTGATGCGTCTGCGCGCGGCGATGTACTGCACGCGGATCGCCGAATATTTCCGCGACAAGGGCAAGAACGTCCTGTTGCTGATGGATTCCCTGACCCGTTTCGCCCAGGCCCAGCGGGAAATCGCCCTGGCCATCGGCGAGCCGCCGGCGACCAAGGGTTATCCGCCTTCGGTGTTCGCCAAGCTGCCGAAACTGGTGGAGCGCGCCGGTAACGCGGAGAAGGGCGGCGGTTCGATCACCGCGTTTTATACCGTGCTGTCCGAAGGCGATGACCAGCAGGACCCGATTGCAGACTCGGCGCGAGGCGTGCTCGACGGGCACATTGTGTTGTCCCGGCGTCTGGCCGAAGAAGGTCATTACCCGGCCATCGATATCGAAGCGTCGATCAGTCGGGTGATGCCGGCGGTGGTCTCGCCGGAACACATGACCCGTGCGCAGTACTTCAAGCAGTTGTGGTCGCGGTATCAGCAGAGTCGAGATCTGATCAGCGTCGGTGCCTATGTTGCCGGCGGCGACCGCGAGACGGACCTTGCCATCAATCTGCAGCCGCAACTGGTCAGATACCTGCGTCAGGGCCTGAACGACAGCATCAGCCTGGGTGAAAGCGAGGCGTACCTCGAAACGATTTTTGCCCCTGCGACCGGCGGGTAACCGGCCATGGCCCTGAGCCGAGCCGCGCGTCTGGCGCCGGTGGTGGAAATGGCCGAAAAAGCCGAGAAAACCGCCGTGCAGCGCCTGGGTTATTTCCAGGGGCAGGTGAAGGTGGCCGAAAGCAAACTCGCCGACTTGCATGCCTTTCGTCTGGATTACTCCGAACAATGGATCGTGCGCGGCAGCACGGGCGTGTCCGGGCAATGGCTGCTGGGTTTTCAGGGCTTTCTGGCGCAACTCGACACCGCCGTCGATCAGCAGCGGCAAAGCCTGCAATGGCACCAGAACAATCTGGACAAGGCCCGCGACGCCTGGCAGCAGGCGTTCGCTCGGGTCGAAGGATTGCGCAAACTTGTACAACGTTACCGTGACGAAGCCCAGCGAGCCGAAGACAAACGCGAACAGAAGCTGTTGGATGAACTGTCCCAGCGCCTGCCGCGCCGTGATGCCTACTGACGGGTTGATCTCTGACAGTTTCCGGCGACTTCCTGCCTTGCCCCTTACCCTTGCAAGTGCTAAACCTTGTACAGGTTCGTCAATGACAAGGAAGCCAGTACATGTCAGTCGTTACAGAAGTCTCTCCGGATGGTCAAAAGCTGACGATTTCGATCAAGGGCCGGTTCGATTTCGGGCGCCATCAGGAGTTTCGCGAGTCCTACGAGCGACTCAATAAAAAGCCCGACTCCATCGTGGTGGATCTCAAGGATGCCACCTATCTCGACAGTTCGGCTTTGGGAATGCTGCTTCTGCTGCGCGATCACGCCGGTGGCGACGACTCGGATGTGCGGGTGGTCAACAGCAATTCGGATGTGCGCAAGATCCTCGCCATCTCCAACTTCGACAAACTGTTCGACATCAGTTGACGGCCATGCAGCCGCAAGAACCACTGACGATTCTGATCGCCGAGGACAGCGCCGCCGACCGGCTGCTGTTGTCGACCATCGTGCGCCGTCAGGGGCATGCTGTGCTGACGGCCACCAATGGTGCTGAAGCGGTCGAAGTGTTTGCCTGTCAGCAACCGCATCTGGTGTTGATGGATGCCATGATGCCGATCATGGATGGCTTCGAGGCGGCACGGCAGATCAAGGTGCTGGCAGGTGAAAACCTGGTGCCGATCATTTTCCTCACGTCGCTGACCGAGAGTGAAGCGCTGGTGCGATGTCTGGAGGCGGGTGGCGACGATTTTCTGGCGAAGCCTTACAACCAGGTGATTCTGTCCGCCAAAATCAAGGCGATGGATCGCCTGCGTCGCCTGCAAGCCACAGTGCTTGAGCAACGCGACCTGATTGCCCGGCACCACGATTACCTGCTCAACGAGCAACGGGTCGCCAAGGCGGTTTTCGACAAGGTTGCGCATTCCGGTTGCCTGAGTGCGCCGAACATCCGTTACCTGCAGTCACCCTATGCGCTGTTCAACGGTGATCTGTTGCTGGCGGCCTACACGCCAGCCGGTGACATGCATGTGTTGCTCGGTGATTTCACTGGGCACGGTCTGCCGGCGGCAGTCGGAGCCATGCCCCTGGCGGAAGTGTTCTACGGCATGACCGCAAAGGGCTATGGGCTGGCTGAAACGCTGCGGGAAATGAACGCCAAGCTCAAGCGCATCCTGCCCGTGGACATGTTCTGCTGCGCCACGTTGCTCTGCCTGAGTTTTCAGCGCCGCAGCGTGGAAATCTGGAACGGCGGCATGCCCGACGGTTATCTGCATCGCATCGCCACGGGCGAGCGGGTGCCACTTGCGGCGCGCCATTTGCCGCTGGGTGTGCTCAGTCCGCAGGCTTTCGACGATCAAACCGAAGTGCTGTCGATGGCGGTGGGTGACCGTGTGTTCCTGCTGTCCGACGGCGTGATCGACACCTGTGATGCCGATGATCAGTTGTTCGGTGTCGAGCGCTTGCAACGGGTGTTTGCCGACAATCGCCAGCCGGATCGGCTGTTCGCCGAGATTGAGCAGGCGTTGCAGGATTTTCGTGGCGAGGCCCGTGACGATGTGAGCATGGTCGAGGTCAGCCTGCTGGAAATGGCGCAGGTCAATCCGTCGGCACCGGTGTATTCAGACAGCGGGCAGTCGTGTCCGCTGGACTGGTCGGTGAGTTTCGAGTTTCGAGGCGCCACCCTCAGGCGCTTCAATCCGTTGCCCTATCTGTTGCAATTGTTGCTTGAGGTGCATGGCTTGCGAACGCAGAGCGGCACGTTGTACAGCGTGCTTGCCGAGCTTTACTCCAACGCGCTGGAGCATGGAGTGCTGGGGCTTGACTCCAGTCTCAAGCGCGACGCTTCGGGGTTCGCCCGCTACTATGAACAACGCAATACTCGCCTCGATGCCTTGCAGGATGGCTATGTGCGCGTGCATCTGGAGGTTCGTCCCGAGGGCGAGGGTGGTTGTCTGATCGTTCGTGTCGAAGACAGTGGCAAAGGTTTTGACGTGGCCCGGGTGATGGAGCGGCCACTCGACGGTGTCCGTCTGTCGGGGCGTGGCGTCAGCCTGATCCGGCAATTGGCCAGAAATGCCAGCTGGTCAGATGATGGTCGCAGTGCTCGCGTGGAGTTTTTTTGGAAGGCTCTGGCATAATCCGCGCATTCTTGATCAAGGAGTGAACAAGTGACTGATGCCTGTGTAGATCGCGACGTACTGAATGCGTTGCAAGAAGTCATGGAGGATGGCTATCCGGAGTTGCTGGATACGTTCCTGGCAGATTCCGAAGCGCGCCTGCGTGAATTGCAAAAGACCGCCGATGCAG
The sequence above is a segment of the Pseudomonas sp. HS6 genome. Coding sequences within it:
- the fliG gene encoding flagellar motor switch protein FliG, with amino-acid sequence MSDNRAAVAKLSRVDKAAILLLSLGSTDAAQVLRHMGPKEVQRVGVAMAQMGNVHREQVEQVMSEFVDIVGDQTSLGVGSDDYVRKMLTQALGEDKANGLIDRILLGGNTSGLDSLKWMEPRAVADVIRYEHPQIQAIVVAYLDPDQAGEVLGNFDHKVRLDIILRVSSLNTVQPAALKELNQILEKQFSGNSNASRTTLGGIKRAADIMNFLDSSIEGQLMDSIREVDEDLSGQIEDLMFVFNNLADVDDRGIQALLREVSSDVLVLALKGSDEGVKEKIFKNMSKRAAELLRDDLEAKGPVRVSDVETAQKEILTIARRMAEAGEIVLGGKGGEEMI
- a CDS encoding STAS domain-containing protein produces the protein MSVVTEVSPDGQKLTISIKGRFDFGRHQEFRESYERLNKKPDSIVVDLKDATYLDSSALGMLLLLRDHAGGDDSDVRVVNSNSDVRKILAISNFDKLFDIS
- the fliI gene encoding flagellar protein export ATPase FliI, which encodes MRLERTSFAKRLSTYAEVAEIPAAPILEGRLLRMVGLTLEAEGLRAAMGTRCMVINDDSYHPSQVEAEVMGFSGSKVFLMPVGSVAGIAPGARVVPLADTGRLPMGMSMLGRVLDGAGRALDGKGGMKAEDWVPMDGPTINPLNRDPISEPLDVGIRCINGLLTVGRGQRLGLFAGTGVGKSVLLGMMTRFTEADIIVVGLIGERGREVKEFIEHILGEEGLKRSVVVASPADDAPLMRLRAAMYCTRIAEYFRDKGKNVLLLMDSLTRFAQAQREIALAIGEPPATKGYPPSVFAKLPKLVERAGNAEKGGGSITAFYTVLSEGDDQQDPIADSARGVLDGHIVLSRRLAEEGHYPAIDIEASISRVMPAVVSPEHMTRAQYFKQLWSRYQQSRDLISVGAYVAGGDRETDLAINLQPQLVRYLRQGLNDSISLGESEAYLETIFAPATGG
- the fliJ gene encoding flagellar export protein FliJ — protein: MALSRAARLAPVVEMAEKAEKTAVQRLGYFQGQVKVAESKLADLHAFRLDYSEQWIVRGSTGVSGQWLLGFQGFLAQLDTAVDQQRQSLQWHQNNLDKARDAWQQAFARVEGLRKLVQRYRDEAQRAEDKREQKLLDELSQRLPRRDAY
- the fliH gene encoding flagellar assembly protein FliH, whose amino-acid sequence is MGKNDDDVTDLIRARDVRGFETWAIPSFDPPAPEPEPEPEPEPPEMEEVPLDEVQPLTLEELESIRQEAYNEGFAIGEKEGFHSATLKVRQEADVALTAKVNSLEQLMANLFEPIAEQDTQIEKSLVDLVQHIAKQVIQRELAIDSTQIEHVMRDALKLLPLGVGNVRLYVNPQDFEQVKALRERHEETWRIVEDESLLPGGCRVETEHSRIDASIETRVSQVMAKLFDQLHEQALHPAEPDLSLDLPEAPKPAPVTDEPLADAPDAP
- a CDS encoding fused response regulator/phosphatase — translated: MQPQEPLTILIAEDSAADRLLLSTIVRRQGHAVLTATNGAEAVEVFACQQPHLVLMDAMMPIMDGFEAARQIKVLAGENLVPIIFLTSLTESEALVRCLEAGGDDFLAKPYNQVILSAKIKAMDRLRRLQATVLEQRDLIARHHDYLLNEQRVAKAVFDKVAHSGCLSAPNIRYLQSPYALFNGDLLLAAYTPAGDMHVLLGDFTGHGLPAAVGAMPLAEVFYGMTAKGYGLAETLREMNAKLKRILPVDMFCCATLLCLSFQRRSVEIWNGGMPDGYLHRIATGERVPLAARHLPLGVLSPQAFDDQTEVLSMAVGDRVFLLSDGVIDTCDADDQLFGVERLQRVFADNRQPDRLFAEIEQALQDFRGEARDDVSMVEVSLLEMAQVNPSAPVYSDSGQSCPLDWSVSFEFRGATLRRFNPLPYLLQLLLEVHGLRTQSGTLYSVLAELYSNALEHGVLGLDSSLKRDASGFARYYEQRNTRLDALQDGYVRVHLEVRPEGEGGCLIVRVEDSGKGFDVARVMERPLDGVRLSGRGVSLIRQLARNASWSDDGRSARVEFFWKALA